A DNA window from Zingiber officinale cultivar Zhangliang chromosome 3A, Zo_v1.1, whole genome shotgun sequence contains the following coding sequences:
- the LOC122053546 gene encoding uncharacterized protein LOC122053546 isoform X1 yields the protein MACERPLLSGRVQQPKLTRENDASGDYKVLKQVAQDIRAILIKVYNHEGLLNQLVKNQPSPKAQMDASVYATLCIIVMILRLVVLALCMIEVFGKADYWRIYAPIWIGLFILSIFVQYMSNTKWEDVRSRFPYPIGICIMSSIAFAMIVPNSFG from the exons ATGGCGTGTGAGCGTCCCTTACTGTCTGGAAGAGTTCAGCAACCAAAGCTGACAAGGGAGAATGATGCCAGCGGGGACTACAAGGTTCTGAAGCAAGTCGCCCAAGACATACGAGCGATATTGATCAAGGTATACAATCACGAAGGGTTACTCAACCAACTTGTCAAAAATCAACCATCACCAAAAGCTCAGATGG ATGCAAGTGTCTATGCCACGCTATGTATTATCGTTATGATACTCCGATTAGTTGTCCTTGCCTTGTGCATGATTGAAGTGTTTGGAAAGGCAGATTACTGGAGAATCTACGCACCCATTTGGATAGGATTATTTATCCTTTCGATATTTGTGCAATATATGTCTAAT ACAAAGTGGGAAGATGTGAGATCGAGATTCCCTTACCCCATTGGTATTTGCATAATGTCGTCAATCGCTTTTgctatgattg TGCCCAACTCCTTTGGTTGA
- the LOC122053546 gene encoding uncharacterized protein LOC122053546 isoform X2: MACERPLLSGRVQQPKLTRENDASGDYKVLKQVAQDIRAILIKVYNHEGLLNQLVKNQPSPKAQMDYWRIYAPIWIGLFILSIFVQYMSNTKWEDVRSRFPYPIGICIMSSIAFAMIVPNSFG, encoded by the exons ATGGCGTGTGAGCGTCCCTTACTGTCTGGAAGAGTTCAGCAACCAAAGCTGACAAGGGAGAATGATGCCAGCGGGGACTACAAGGTTCTGAAGCAAGTCGCCCAAGACATACGAGCGATATTGATCAAGGTATACAATCACGAAGGGTTACTCAACCAACTTGTCAAAAATCAACCATCACCAAAAGCTCAGATGG ATTACTGGAGAATCTACGCACCCATTTGGATAGGATTATTTATCCTTTCGATATTTGTGCAATATATGTCTAAT ACAAAGTGGGAAGATGTGAGATCGAGATTCCCTTACCCCATTGGTATTTGCATAATGTCGTCAATCGCTTTTgctatgattg TGCCCAACTCCTTTGGTTGA